The proteins below are encoded in one region of Populus alba chromosome 2, ASM523922v2, whole genome shotgun sequence:
- the LOC118042100 gene encoding serine/threonine-protein kinase BSK1, translated as MGCCQSSLFKAPISDDSKNNQQQQKNQQQRPQHVRINHASRPTNGTETSGGLGGVLSFTEFSLADLKAATNNFSPEFIVSESGEKAPNVVYKGRLQNHDNNNNRSWIAVKKFTKLAWPDPKQFAEEAWGVGKLRHKRLANLIGYCCVGDERLLVAEYLPHDTLAKHLFHWENQTIEWAMRLRVALYISEALDYCSSEGRPLYHDLNAYRVLFDENGDPRLSCFGLMKNSSDGKSYSTNLAYTPPEYLQNGRVTPESVIFSFGTVLLDLLSGKHIPPSHALDMIRGKNILLLMDSHLEGNFSTGEATVVFDLASRCLQYEPRERPNTKDLVTTLAPLQNKPDVPSYVMLGISKHEETAPPTPQHPLSPMGDACTRMDLTAIHQILVMTHYKDDEGTNELSFQEWTQQMRDMLEARKRGDVAFRDKDFKTAVECYSQFIDVGTMVSPTVYARRSLCHLLSDQPDAALRDAMQAQCVYPDWSTAFYMQAVALAKLDMHKDAADMLNEAAALEEKKQRGGSGGR; from the exons ATGGGTTGTTGCCAATCTTCTTTGTTTAAAGCACCAATCTCTGATGACAGTAAAAACAATCAACAGcaacagaaaaatcaacagcAACGACCACAGCATGTACGAATTAATCATGCTTCACGGCCAACAAACGGAACGGAAACAAGCGGTGGTCTTGGTGGGGTGCTGTCTTTCACGGAGTTCTCATTGGCTGACCTGAAAGCTGCGACGAACAACTTTAGTCCCGAGTTTATCGTGTCTGAAAGCGGTGAAAAAGCGCCAAATGTTGTTTACAAAGGACGGTTACAGAATcatgataacaataataatagaagtTGGATCGCTGTCAAGAAATTTACCAAACTTGCCTGGCCTGATCCCAAACAGTTCGCT gaAGAAGCGTGGGGTGTTGGGAAATTGCGGCACAAAAGGTTAGCGAATTTGATTGGTTATTGTTGCGTCGGAGACGAGAGGCTGTTGGTGGCTGAGTATCTGCCACATGATACCCTTGCAAAACACTTATTCCACT GGGAAAACCAAACTATTGAGTGGGCAATGCGTTTGAGAGTTGCACTATATATTTCTGAAGCTTTAGATTATTGTAGTTCTGAAGGTCGTCCTCTGTATCATGACTTGAATGCTTACAGAGTGCTTTTTGACGAG AATGGAGATCCCCGGCTTTCATGTTTTGGATTGATGAAAAATAGTAGTGATGGAAAGAGTTACAGTACAAATCTTGCTTATACACCTCCTGAGTACCTACAAAATG GAAGGGTCACTCCAGAAAGTGTCATCTTCAGCTTTGGGACTGTCCTTTTGGATCTTCTTAGCGGAAAGCACATCCCTCCTAGTCAT GCTCTTGATATGATTCGAGGGAAGAACATTCTTCTTTTAATGGATTCTCATTTGGAGGGAAACTTTTCAACTGGAGAGGCAACTGTGGTTTTCGATCTTGCCTCACGATGCTTGCAATATGAACCAAGGGAGCGACCAAATACCAAGGATCTTGTTACAACGCTTGCACCTCTGCAAAACAAACCTGAT GTTCCATCCTATGTGATGCTGGGAATTTCTAAGCATGAAGAAACAGCACCACCTACCCCACAGCACCCGCTCTCTCCAATGGGTGATGCTTGTACACGGATGGATCTCACCGCTATCCATCAAATATTGGTAATGACACACTACAAAGATGATGAAGGAACCAACGAG TTATCTTTCCAAGAGTGGACACAACAaatgagagatatgttggaggCTAGAAAGCGTGGAGATGTAGCATTTCGTGACAAAGATTTTAAAACTGCTGTAGAATGTTATTCTCAG TTTATAGATGTGGGAACAATGGTATCACCAACTGTTTATGCCCGGCGTAGTCTTTGCCATCTCCTATCTGATCAACCAGATGCTGCTCTCCGAGATGCGATGCAAGCACAATGTGTCTACCCTGATTGGTCTACAGCATTTTACATGCAAGCCGTTGCCCTTGCCAAGCTTGACATGCACAAGGATGCAGCTGACATGTTGAACGAGGCTGCTgcattgg